Proteins encoded in a region of the Flavobacteriaceae bacterium HL-DH10 genome:
- the rny gene encoding ribonuclease Y gives MDNSIIFAVGGVILGLIIGFIIAKTLEKNNASKLVKEAKKNAALVLKEANSEGESIKKDKILQAKEKFLELKSEHEKVILSRDKKMAEAEKRTRDKESQVSSELSKTTRLNQSLDSKIKDYDHRIDVLEKKQEEIDKLHKNQVQQLEVISSLSAEEAKEQLVESLKGEAKNDAMAFIQSAAEEAKLTAEQDAKKIIINTIQRIGTEEAVDNCVSVFNIESDDVKGRIIGREGRNIRAIEAATGVEIIVDDTPEAIILSCFDSVRREIARLSLHKLVTDGRIHPARIEEVVKKTQKQIEQEIIEVGKRTVIDLGIHNLHPELIKMVGRMKYRSSYGQNLLQHSREVAKLCGVMAAELGLNPKLAKRAGLLHDIGKVPDAEADMETPHAILGMQWAEKYGEKDEVCNAIGAHHDEVEMKFLISPVIQVCDAISGARPGARRQVLDSYIQRLKDLEDIAFGFTGVKKAYAIQAGRELRVIVESEKVDDQKAADLSFSISQKVQTDMTYPGQVKVTVIRETRAVNIAK, from the coding sequence ATGGATAACTCAATTATATTTGCAGTAGGCGGTGTCATTTTAGGATTAATTATTGGCTTTATTATAGCTAAAACACTTGAAAAGAATAATGCTTCAAAACTTGTAAAAGAAGCAAAAAAAAATGCAGCTTTAGTACTTAAAGAAGCTAATAGCGAAGGTGAATCAATTAAAAAAGATAAGATACTTCAGGCTAAAGAAAAGTTTTTAGAACTTAAATCGGAACACGAAAAAGTGATTCTTTCTCGTGATAAAAAAATGGCTGAAGCCGAAAAGCGTACTCGTGATAAAGAATCACAAGTTTCTAGTGAACTTTCAAAAACAACGAGACTCAATCAAAGTTTAGATAGTAAAATTAAGGACTATGATCATAGAATTGATGTCCTTGAAAAGAAGCAAGAAGAGATAGATAAGCTTCATAAAAATCAAGTGCAACAGTTAGAGGTTATTTCAAGTCTTTCTGCAGAAGAAGCCAAAGAACAATTAGTAGAATCTTTAAAAGGTGAAGCTAAAAATGATGCGATGGCATTTATTCAAAGTGCTGCAGAAGAAGCTAAATTAACAGCAGAACAAGATGCTAAGAAAATTATTATTAATACGATTCAGCGTATAGGAACAGAAGAAGCGGTAGATAACTGTGTATCTGTTTTTAATATTGAATCGGATGATGTAAAAGGTCGTATTATAGGTCGTGAAGGACGAAATATTCGTGCTATTGAAGCGGCTACCGGTGTTGAGATTATTGTTGATGATACACCAGAAGCTATTATCTTGTCGTGTTTTGATTCTGTGCGTAGAGAAATTGCTCGTTTGTCATTACACAAATTAGTAACTGATGGTAGAATTCACCCTGCGAGAATTGAAGAGGTTGTTAAAAAGACTCAAAAACAAATAGAGCAGGAGATTATTGAAGTAGGTAAACGTACCGTTATAGATTTAGGAATTCATAATTTACATCCCGAACTTATAAAGATGGTTGGCCGCATGAAGTATCGTTCTTCTTACGGACAAAACTTATTACAACACTCACGTGAAGTAGCTAAACTTTGTGGCGTTATGGCAGCCGAATTAGGTTTAAATCCAAAATTAGCAAAACGAGCTGGTTTGTTACATGATATAGGAAAAGTACCAGATGCGGAAGCCGATATGGAAACACCTCACGCTATTTTAGGAATGCAGTGGGCTGAGAAATACGGTGAAAAAGATGAAGTATGTAATGCTATTGGAGCTCACCATGATGAAGTTGAAATGAAATTTTTAATTTCTCCAGTTATTCAAGTTTGTGATGCTATTTCTGGTGCACGTCCAGGAGCTCGTCGTCAAGTTTTAGATAGTTATATTCAACGTTTAAAAGACTTAGAAGATATTGCTTTTGGATTTACAGGCGTTAAAAAAGCATATGCTATTCAAGCGGGTAGAGAACTACGTGTTATTGTTGAAAGTGAAAAAGTAGACGACCAAAAAGCAGCCGATTTATCATTTAGTATATCTCAAAAAGTACAGACAGACATGACTTATCCAGGTCAGGTTAAAGTAACTGTTATTAGAGAGACAAGAGCAGTTAATATAGCTAAATAA
- a CDS encoding NAD(P)/FAD-dependent oxidoreductase — translation MNISRTSFPRVVIIGGGFSGIALAKKLSKQEVQVVLLDKNNYHNFQPLLYQVSTGGLEPDSIAYPIRKILKDFPNFSFRLAEVNEIDSVNNLVKTDIGELKFDYLVVASGSKTNYFGNSEIEKYSMAMKTIPQSLNLRSLILENFEEALLTSDLNERNALMNFVIVGGGPTGVELAGALAEIKKGILPKDYPDLDTRLAQIHIIQSSDCILKGMSDKASAKAEDFLEKLGVNIWKNVRVTNYDGKTVTTNTDLTFETATLVWAAGVKGATIKGLEAEELITRGNRLLVNEFNQVKGYNHIFAIGDIASMITDEFPNGFPMMAQPAIQQGSQLGDNILKLIEQKPMVPFVYKDKGVMATIGRNKAVVDLPKFKFQGVFAWYVWMFVHLFFLIGFRNRMVVFINWVYNYVRFDREARLIIRPFKKKLNTK, via the coding sequence ATGAATATATCAAGAACGAGTTTTCCTAGAGTTGTTATTATTGGTGGTGGTTTTTCAGGAATAGCACTAGCAAAAAAATTATCTAAACAAGAGGTTCAAGTTGTTTTATTAGATAAAAATAATTATCATAACTTTCAACCACTTCTTTATCAAGTGTCTACAGGTGGCTTAGAACCTGATTCTATTGCATATCCTATCAGGAAAATTCTTAAAGACTTTCCTAATTTTAGTTTTCGCTTAGCTGAAGTGAATGAAATTGATAGCGTAAATAACCTTGTTAAAACAGATATAGGGGAATTAAAATTCGATTATTTGGTCGTTGCTTCGGGTTCTAAAACAAATTATTTTGGAAATTCTGAAATTGAAAAGTATAGTATGGCAATGAAAACCATACCACAATCTTTAAATCTTAGAAGTTTAATACTTGAAAATTTTGAAGAAGCTTTGTTAACTTCCGATTTAAACGAACGCAATGCATTAATGAATTTTGTGATTGTAGGAGGCGGACCAACAGGCGTTGAACTTGCTGGTGCTTTGGCTGAAATTAAAAAAGGTATTTTACCAAAAGATTATCCCGATTTAGATACACGATTAGCTCAAATACATATTATACAATCAAGTGATTGTATTTTAAAAGGAATGAGTGATAAAGCTTCTGCTAAAGCTGAAGATTTTTTAGAGAAACTTGGAGTCAATATTTGGAAAAATGTTCGAGTTACTAATTATGATGGGAAAACGGTTACTACAAATACCGATTTAACTTTTGAAACAGCAACTTTAGTCTGGGCAGCTGGCGTAAAAGGAGCTACTATAAAAGGCTTAGAGGCAGAAGAGTTAATAACTAGAGGCAACAGGCTTTTAGTAAACGAATTTAATCAGGTTAAAGGATATAATCACATTTTTGCTATTGGTGATATTGCTTCAATGATAACTGATGAGTTTCCTAATGGATTTCCTATGATGGCACAACCTGCCATTCAACAAGGCAGTCAATTAGGTGACAATATTTTAAAACTGATAGAGCAGAAGCCTATGGTGCCTTTTGTTTATAAAGATAAAGGAGTGATGGCTACTATAGGTAGAAATAAAGCAGTAGTAGATTTGCCTAAATTTAAATTCCAAGGTGTTTTTGCTTGGTATGTTTGGATGTTTGTACACCTCTTTTTCTTAATTGGTTTTAGAAACCGAATGGTGGTTTTTATAAACTGGGTTTATAATTATGTTCGTTTTGATAGAGAAGCACGTTTAATTATTCGTCCGTTTAAAAAGAAATTAAATACAAAATAA
- a CDS encoding M48 family metallopeptidase, which produces MKIKNIFILLGVAAIMFSCAENPFTGKKTMALVPNSQLFPTAFAQYDQFLTDNKVVIGTKDAAMVTRVGQRIAVAAERWLSANGHQGYLKDYKWEYNLVDDETVNAWCMPGGKIVVYTGILPIAKSETGLAAIMGHEVAHALANHGQQRMSAGMVQQGLAVAGNIAIKDEQSRNAFNQYYGIGSQVGVMLPFSRSHETEADKIGLYLMAIAGYNPAEAANLWKRMKANSGGQAPPEILSTHPSNDSRIANLTALAPKAKEEAAKFGVTTFR; this is translated from the coding sequence ATGAAAATTAAAAATATATTTATTCTATTAGGAGTTGCTGCTATAATGTTTTCTTGTGCAGAAAACCCGTTTACAGGAAAAAAAACAATGGCTTTAGTGCCTAATTCTCAGTTGTTTCCAACGGCTTTTGCACAATACGACCAGTTTTTAACAGATAATAAAGTTGTAATAGGGACTAAAGATGCTGCTATGGTTACTAGAGTAGGACAGCGTATTGCAGTAGCTGCTGAACGTTGGCTAAGTGCTAATGGACATCAAGGGTATTTAAAAGATTATAAATGGGAATATAATTTAGTTGATGATGAAACTGTAAATGCCTGGTGTATGCCAGGAGGTAAAATTGTTGTTTATACGGGTATTTTGCCCATAGCAAAAAGCGAGACAGGATTGGCAGCTATTATGGGGCATGAAGTAGCGCATGCACTTGCAAATCATGGGCAACAGCGTATGAGTGCAGGTATGGTGCAACAAGGATTAGCAGTTGCAGGAAATATTGCCATTAAGGATGAACAATCTAGAAATGCTTTTAATCAATATTATGGTATAGGATCTCAAGTTGGAGTTATGTTGCCTTTTAGTAGGAGTCATGAAACTGAAGCTGATAAAATCGGTTTATATTTAATGGCTATAGCTGGTTACAACCCTGCTGAAGCTGCTAACTTATGGAAACGTATGAAAGCTAATAGTGGAGGACAAGCACCGCCAGAAATATTAAGTACACACCCTTCAAATGATTCAAGAATTGCAAATCTTACAGCTTTGGCACCAAAAGCTAAAGAAGAGGCGGCTAAGTTTGGTGTAACAACATTTAGATAA
- the lpdA gene encoding dihydrolipoyl dehydrogenase → MSKYDIIVLGSGPGGYVTAIRASQLGFKTAIVEKESLGGVCLNWGCIPTKALLKSAQVFEYLKHAGDYGLSVKDFDKDFDAVVKRSRGVADGMSKGIEFLMKKNKIDVISGYGKLKPGKKIDVDGTEYSANNIIIATGARSRELPNLPQDGKKVIGYREAMTLPKQPKKMIVVGSGAIGVEFAYFYNSMGTEVTIVEYLPNVVPVEDEDVSKQLERSFKKSGIKIMTSAEVTKVDTSGKGVKATVKTSKGEEVLEADIILSAVGIKTNIENIGLEDVGIVVDRDKILVNDFYQTNIPGYYAIGDVTPGQALAHVASAEGILCVEKLAGQHVEALDYGNIPGCTYCSPEIASVGLTEKQAKEKGIDIKVGKFPFSASGKASAGGNKDGFVKVIFDAKYGEWLGCHMIGAGVTDMIAEAVLGRKLETTGHEVLKTVHPHPTMSEAVMEAVADAYDEVIHL, encoded by the coding sequence ATGAGTAAATACGATATTATTGTTCTTGGAAGTGGACCTGGTGGATATGTTACAGCTATTAGAGCTTCACAATTAGGTTTTAAAACTGCTATTGTTGAAAAAGAAAGTCTTGGTGGAGTTTGTCTAAATTGGGGTTGTATCCCTACAAAAGCCTTATTAAAATCTGCTCAAGTTTTTGAATATTTAAAACATGCAGGTGATTATGGGTTGTCTGTTAAAGATTTTGACAAAGATTTTGATGCTGTTGTTAAACGTAGCCGTGGTGTTGCCGATGGTATGAGCAAGGGTATTGAATTTTTAATGAAAAAAAATAAAATTGACGTTATTTCTGGTTATGGAAAATTAAAACCAGGCAAGAAAATTGACGTTGACGGCACAGAATACAGTGCTAATAACATTATAATTGCTACAGGTGCACGTTCTCGCGAATTACCAAACTTACCTCAAGATGGTAAAAAAGTAATTGGTTATAGAGAAGCGATGACCTTACCTAAACAACCAAAAAAAATGATTGTGGTTGGTTCTGGAGCTATTGGTGTTGAATTTGCTTATTTCTACAATTCAATGGGAACAGAAGTTACTATTGTTGAATATTTACCAAACGTGGTACCTGTTGAAGATGAAGACGTATCAAAACAATTAGAACGCTCATTTAAAAAGAGTGGTATAAAAATAATGACTTCTGCTGAAGTTACTAAAGTTGACACTTCAGGAAAAGGTGTTAAAGCTACCGTAAAAACAAGTAAAGGAGAAGAAGTTTTAGAAGCTGACATTATCCTTTCTGCTGTTGGTATTAAAACTAACATCGAAAATATTGGATTAGAAGATGTTGGTATTGTAGTAGATAGAGATAAAATATTAGTAAACGATTTTTACCAAACAAACATTCCTGGATACTATGCTATTGGAGATGTTACTCCTGGTCAAGCATTAGCTCACGTTGCTTCTGCTGAAGGTATTCTTTGTGTTGAAAAACTTGCTGGACAACATGTAGAAGCTTTAGATTATGGCAATATTCCTGGTTGTACGTATTGTTCTCCAGAAATTGCTTCTGTAGGGTTGACTGAAAAACAAGCTAAAGAAAAAGGTATCGATATTAAAGTTGGTAAATTCCCTTTCTCTGCTTCTGGTAAAGCGAGTGCTGGTGGAAATAAAGATGGTTTTGTAAAAGTTATTTTTGATGCTAAATATGGCGAATGGTTAGGTTGTCACATGATTGGAGCTGGTGTAACCGATATGATTGCTGAAGCTGTTTTAGGCAGAAAACTTGAAACTACAGGACATGAAGTATTAAAAACAGTGCACCCTCACCCAACTATGAGTGAAGCAGTTATGGAAGCTGTAGCTGATGCTTATGATGAAGTGATACATTTATAG
- a CDS encoding DUF1572 family protein, producing the protein MNSYLGSIIKQFEYYKSLGDKTFAQLSFEEMQWQSDEDSNNISIIAKHIVGNMLSRWTNFLNEDGEKEWRNRDDEFINSYNTKEEIIASWESGWSCLFKAITPLETVDLERIIYIRNQSHTVTEAINRQLAHYSYHIGQMVFLGKLLKGKDWESLSIPKGDSSKYNTNKFSKEKGRRHFTDDL; encoded by the coding sequence ATGAATAGCTATTTAGGAAGTATTATTAAACAATTTGAATATTATAAAAGTTTAGGCGATAAAACTTTTGCTCAGCTTTCGTTTGAAGAAATGCAATGGCAAAGTGATGAAGACTCAAACAATATATCAATAATTGCAAAACATATTGTTGGCAATATGCTTAGTAGGTGGACTAACTTTTTAAATGAAGATGGTGAAAAAGAATGGAGAAACCGTGATGATGAATTTATAAATAGCTATAATACCAAAGAAGAAATTATCGCTTCCTGGGAAAGTGGCTGGTCGTGTTTATTTAAAGCTATTACTCCTTTAGAAACTGTCGATTTAGAACGTATTATTTACATTAGAAACCAAAGTCACACCGTTACCGAGGCCATTAACCGACAATTAGCACATTATTCCTATCATATAGGTCAAATGGTATTTTTAGGAAAACTTTTAAAGGGGAAAGATTGGGAATCCTTATCAATCCCGAAAGGAGATTCTTCGAAATATAATACTAACAAATTTAGCAAAGAAAAAGGTAGACGTCATTTTACTGATGATTTATAA
- a CDS encoding porin family protein, with protein sequence MKKIILIAILIVYSFTVSAQNKLENSTGVIFGVKAGVNFATITGDDTEDVDTRTSFHVGVVVEMEIFDKFSFQPEILYSSQGAKGSSDGMDMEIKYDYLNIPLLVKYYLAEGFSIEGGPQVGILLSADGKASGISVDIKDITKDIDFSLDLGLGYILENGLNFAARYNFGISNINDNNGTIMGTEFDFGDVKNYNGVFQLSVGYMF encoded by the coding sequence ATGAAAAAAATTATTCTTATTGCAATTTTGATTGTTTACAGTTTTACAGTCAGTGCACAAAATAAATTAGAAAACTCAACAGGTGTCATTTTTGGAGTTAAAGCAGGTGTGAACTTTGCAACTATAACAGGAGATGATACAGAAGATGTTGATACTCGAACTTCATTTCACGTAGGAGTTGTTGTGGAAATGGAGATTTTTGATAAATTTTCATTTCAACCAGAAATATTATACTCTTCACAAGGCGCTAAGGGTTCTTCTGATGGTATGGATATGGAAATCAAATATGACTATTTAAATATTCCTTTATTGGTTAAATATTATTTAGCGGAAGGTTTTAGTATAGAAGGAGGGCCACAAGTCGGAATTTTATTATCAGCAGATGGTAAAGCTTCAGGAATATCTGTTGATATAAAAGATATAACTAAAGATATTGATTTTAGTTTAGATCTTGGTTTAGGCTATATTCTTGAAAATGGTTTAAATTTTGCAGCTCGATATAATTTTGGAATTTCAAATATTAACGATAATAATGGGACAATAATGGGTACTGAATTCGATTTTGGAGATGTGAAAAATTATAATGGGGTATTCCAGCTATCAGTCGGATATATGTTTTAA
- a CDS encoding nuclear transport factor 2 family protein — MKKHVIIVMMMLSIVMYSQKKKNGKIYSEHPAIGVVEAMQQALIKGDTIALSNALHDDFKAFNGMNDNPDSKGVSKEDMLRQSAFWVNNASYLSVKRSKGAYPDALEYDESGVWVQTWDQLKGVHNKTGVKLNMPIHRLFKVDDDNKILTMITYDDGTVFQTLRQGFSTRTNGKLYDQHENINTVRKMVAALEYGDVEKAFSHDYFTEDVRFTNLDMKSDEFNTLEDEKSNFIKMLEKWDIEAIDVRGYPDYLEYERGNSKLVQSWWNFRVKRKSDDKKITIPVMLVHGFNDDGKIIYETGYYTAAQMMKK, encoded by the coding sequence ATGAAAAAACATGTCATTATTGTCATGATGATGCTCTCTATCGTCATGTATTCCCAAAAGAAAAAAAATGGAAAAATTTACAGTGAACACCCTGCAATAGGAGTCGTTGAGGCTATGCAACAAGCTTTGATAAAGGGCGATACCATAGCGCTTTCGAATGCTTTACACGATGATTTCAAAGCATTTAATGGTATGAATGATAATCCAGATTCAAAAGGGGTTTCAAAAGAAGATATGTTAAGGCAATCTGCTTTTTGGGTAAACAATGCTTCTTATTTGAGTGTTAAAAGGTCAAAAGGCGCTTATCCAGACGCTTTAGAATATGATGAGAGCGGTGTTTGGGTTCAAACCTGGGACCAGCTAAAAGGCGTTCATAATAAAACAGGCGTAAAGTTAAATATGCCAATTCATAGACTATTTAAAGTTGATGATGATAACAAGATATTAACCATGATAACTTATGATGATGGGACGGTTTTTCAAACTTTAAGACAAGGGTTCTCTACAAGAACAAACGGCAAGCTTTATGACCAGCACGAAAACATTAATACGGTTCGTAAAATGGTTGCTGCATTAGAATATGGCGATGTAGAAAAAGCGTTTAGTCATGATTATTTTACAGAAGATGTAAGGTTTACTAATCTTGATATGAAGTCTGACGAATTTAATACTTTGGAAGATGAAAAGTCAAATTTTATAAAAATGTTGGAAAAATGGGATATTGAAGCTATCGATGTTCGAGGGTACCCTGATTATTTAGAATATGAAAGAGGTAACAGTAAATTAGTGCAGTCCTGGTGGAATTTTAGAGTAAAAAGGAAGTCTGATGACAAAAAAATAACTATTCCTGTAATGCTAGTTCATGGTTTTAATGATGATGGTAAGATTATTTATGAAACAGGTTACTATACAGCTGCTCAGATGATGAAGAAATAA
- a CDS encoding MFS transporter, which produces MAVLEKGSKKLLNAWAFYDWANSVYSLVIASAIFPIFYGALFRIAEIEKVTVFGGDIARAPLISYTTSMAFVFIAIITPLISGVADYLGNKKMFMKFFCYLGGVSCIGLYWFSLEHIYFSLACYFFGLVGFWVSFAINNSYLPDVAFPEQQDSISAKGFSLGYVGSVILLLFNLAMVMKPDFFGITTDVDGVAEIKAMKYSFVSVGVWWIVFSQYTFFYLPKGIKKENPKKHIILNGFKELKLVWNQLGENVKLKRYLGAFFVYSMAVQTVMLIATYFGEEEIDWGTDADRTMGLIVSILVIQVIAIMGAMVTARVSRVFGNIKTLIVINIFWAIICVYAYFVITPLDFYIAAGLVGIVMGGIQALSRSTYSKFLPETTDTASFFSFYDVAEKIGIVIGTFLYGFVAQITGSMRNAILFLFVFFLVGIVLLLRVPKEGLEHK; this is translated from the coding sequence ATGGCAGTATTAGAAAAAGGAAGTAAAAAACTTCTTAATGCTTGGGCGTTTTACGATTGGGCAAATTCAGTTTATAGCTTGGTTATCGCATCTGCAATTTTTCCTATTTTTTATGGAGCACTTTTTAGGATTGCAGAAATAGAAAAAGTGACCGTTTTTGGAGGCGATATTGCAAGGGCACCATTAATAAGTTATACAACTTCTATGGCTTTTGTATTTATAGCTATAATAACACCATTAATTTCTGGTGTAGCTGATTATTTAGGGAATAAAAAAATGTTTATGAAGTTTTTCTGTTATTTAGGAGGGGTTTCATGTATAGGATTGTATTGGTTTTCTTTAGAGCATATTTATTTTAGTCTTGCGTGTTATTTTTTTGGATTAGTTGGGTTTTGGGTAAGTTTCGCAATTAATAATTCTTATTTGCCAGATGTAGCATTTCCAGAACAGCAAGATAGCATTAGTGCTAAAGGGTTTTCTTTAGGGTATGTAGGGAGTGTAATTCTTTTGTTATTTAATTTAGCAATGGTAATGAAGCCTGATTTTTTTGGAATTACTACAGATGTTGATGGTGTAGCAGAAATTAAGGCTATGAAATATTCTTTCGTTTCTGTTGGTGTATGGTGGATAGTTTTTAGTCAATACACTTTTTTTTATTTACCTAAAGGTATTAAGAAAGAGAATCCTAAAAAGCATATTATTCTTAATGGTTTTAAAGAGTTAAAATTAGTTTGGAATCAATTGGGAGAAAATGTAAAGCTAAAACGTTATTTAGGAGCCTTTTTTGTCTATAGCATGGCGGTACAAACAGTTATGCTAATAGCAACTTACTTTGGTGAAGAAGAAATAGATTGGGGAACAGATGCAGATCGTACAATGGGACTTATTGTTAGTATATTAGTTATTCAAGTCATTGCTATTATGGGTGCTATGGTTACTGCTAGAGTTTCTAGAGTTTTTGGAAATATAAAAACACTTATAGTTATAAATATATTTTGGGCAATTATTTGTGTGTATGCTTATTTTGTAATTACTCCTTTGGATTTTTATATAGCTGCTGGTTTAGTGGGAATTGTTATGGGAGGAATTCAGGCATTGTCAAGATCTACATATTCTAAGTTTTTACCAGAAACAACAGATACTGCTTCATTTTTTAGTTTTTATGATGTTGCTGAAAAAATAGGTATTGTAATTGGGACTTTTCTTTACGGTTTTGTAGCGCAAATTACCGGCAGCATGCGAAATGCGATTTTGTTTTTATTTGTTTTCTTTTTAGTGGGTATTGTTTTACTGTTGAGAGTGCCTAAGGAAGGTTTAGAACATAAGTAG
- the msrB gene encoding peptide-methionine (R)-S-oxide reductase MsrB, which yields MKKLIVLVISFFILSCNSSAQKQNQKETKTYKVNKTDSEWKAQLTEMEYYVLRKSGTEPAFSSALNKNYEKGVYVCKACNTPLFKSEHKFDSGSGWPSFDREIKGHVDFSTENNLGYTRTEEHCATCGGHLGHVFNDGPRKTTGKRHCINGVALRFIPEK from the coding sequence ATGAAAAAATTAATAGTTCTAGTAATATCATTTTTTATTTTAAGCTGCAATAGTTCTGCACAAAAGCAAAATCAAAAAGAAACAAAAACCTACAAAGTCAACAAAACTGATAGCGAATGGAAAGCACAATTAACAGAAATGGAATATTATGTGCTTAGAAAATCTGGAACAGAGCCTGCTTTTTCTAGTGCTTTAAATAAAAACTACGAAAAAGGTGTTTATGTTTGTAAAGCTTGTAATACACCGTTATTTAAAAGTGAACATAAATTTGATTCTGGCAGTGGCTGGCCTAGTTTTGATAGAGAAATTAAAGGACATGTTGATTTTTCTACCGAAAATAATTTAGGCTATACAAGAACCGAAGAGCACTGTGCTACTTGTGGCGGACATTTAGGTCATGTTTTTAATGACGGGCCAAGAAAAACAACTGGTAAACGACATTGTATAAATGGGGTTGCTTTAAGATTTATACCAGAAAAATAA
- the xerD gene encoding site-specific tyrosine recombinase XerD has product MNWQNALKDYQLYLKIERGLSKNSIENYALDVKKLISYLEINNMSISPIKITPDIIQQFIYEVAKNVNARSQSRLISGLRSFFSYLVFEDYRASNPLELIESPKIGRKLPDTLSEEEIDSLICAIDLSKPEGERNRAILETLYGCGLRVSELINLKLSDLFFDEGFIKVTGKGDKQRFVPIVEITQKFINIYRTEIRNHINIQAGFEDTLFLNRRGKQLTRAMIFTIIKQLAEKIGLKKSISPHTFRHSFATHLLQNDADLRSIQLMLGHESITTTEIYVHLDKSHLTKVVEKFHPRK; this is encoded by the coding sequence ATGAATTGGCAAAATGCACTTAAGGACTATCAATTATATTTAAAGATAGAACGTGGACTATCTAAAAATTCCATTGAGAATTATGCTCTCGATGTAAAAAAATTAATTTCCTATTTAGAAATTAATAACATGAGCATATCTCCTATTAAAATAACACCAGATATCATCCAGCAGTTTATTTATGAAGTCGCTAAAAATGTAAATGCACGTTCTCAATCTCGTTTAATTTCTGGATTACGCAGTTTTTTTAGCTATCTAGTTTTCGAAGATTACAGAGCATCAAATCCTTTAGAATTAATAGAATCTCCTAAAATAGGTAGAAAACTCCCAGATACCCTATCTGAAGAAGAAATTGATAGCCTTATTTGCGCTATCGATTTAAGTAAACCTGAAGGTGAACGTAATCGTGCTATACTTGAAACCTTATATGGATGTGGTTTACGTGTTAGCGAATTAATAAATTTAAAACTATCTGATTTATTTTTTGACGAAGGTTTTATTAAAGTCACTGGAAAAGGAGATAAACAACGATTTGTACCTATTGTTGAAATTACTCAAAAATTCATAAACATATATAGAACTGAGATTCGCAATCATATAAATATTCAAGCTGGATTTGAAGATACTTTATTTTTGAACCGCCGTGGCAAACAATTAACCAGAGCCATGATTTTTACTATCATCAAACAATTAGCAGAAAAAATCGGACTAAAAAAGAGCATTTCTCCTCACACTTTCCGGCATTCCTTTGCTACACATTTATTACAAAACGATGCCGATTTACGCTCTATTCAACTCATGCTCGGACATGAAAGCATTACCACAACCGAAATATACGTGCATTTAGATAAAAGTCATTTGACTAAAGTTGTTGAAAAATTTCATCCTAGGAAATAA
- the aroQ gene encoding type II 3-dehydroquinate dehydratase, giving the protein MKKLIIINGPNLNLLGKREPNIYGSLSFTEFLDEVVGKYPDADIDYFQSNIEGELIDKLHEVGFSYDGIILNAAAYTHTSIGIGDAVKAIETPVVEVHISNTFNREEFRHQSFISPNAKGVILGFGLQSYELAIQSFICRT; this is encoded by the coding sequence ATGAAAAAACTAATCATAATCAACGGCCCCAACCTAAATTTATTAGGAAAAAGAGAACCAAATATTTACGGAAGTTTATCTTTTACAGAGTTTTTAGATGAAGTAGTTGGAAAATACCCAGATGCAGATATAGATTATTTTCAATCTAATATAGAAGGAGAACTTATTGATAAGTTACATGAAGTAGGATTTAGTTATGATGGTATTATATTAAATGCTGCAGCTTATACGCATACTTCTATAGGTATTGGAGATGCTGTTAAAGCTATTGAAACCCCTGTTGTAGAGGTACATATTTCTAATACGTTTAATAGAGAAGAATTTAGACATCAATCATTTATTTCACCAAATGCTAAAGGTGTTATATTAGGTTTTGGTTTACAAAGTTATGAGTTGGCCATTCAAAGTTTTATATGCCGCACTTAG